The proteins below come from a single Benincasa hispida cultivar B227 chromosome 4, ASM972705v1, whole genome shotgun sequence genomic window:
- the LOC120075182 gene encoding protein DETOXIFICATION 27-like, protein MGSVINPREDFMSKFWVETQKLWLIVGPSIFSRVSNYTMNIITQAFAGRLGDVPLASISIANTVLVGFNFGLLLGMASALETLCGQAYGAKRYHMLGIYLQRSWVVLSLCCFLLLPVYFYATPVLKLLGQADDVAEQSGVVALWLIPLHFSFAFQFPLQRFLQCQLKTQVIAWVSFIGLAMNILASWVFIYVLEFGVTGAAIALDISWWVLVLGLYTYTVGGWCPLTWTGFSFQAFNGLWDFTKLSISAGFMLCSENWYYRILVLMTGKLKDATTAVDALSICMSINGWEMMVPLAFFAGIGVRVANELGAGNGKEAKFATIVSVVQSTVIGAVICVVIMIFHDKIAFIFTDSSSVVKAVDSLSSLLAVTILLNSIQPVLSGVAVGSGWQSWVAYINLGCYYLIGLPLGFLMEWVFHSGVLGIWGGMIFGGTAVQTIILVIITMRTNWDHEAQKAQEHVEEWSSPQENEKPLLA, encoded by the exons ATGGGAAGTGTTATCAATCCGAGGGAAGATTTCATGTCCAAATTTTGGGTCGAAACTCAGAAGCTATGGTTAATCGTTGGCCCTTCTATTTTCAGCCGTGTCTCTAACTACACCATGAATATCATAACCCAAGCTTTCGCCGGCCGTTTAGGTGATGTCCCACTCGCTTCTATTTCCATCGCCAACACTGTACTTGTGGGTTTCAATTTCGGCCTCTTA TTAGGGATGGCAAGTGCTTTAGAGACACTATGTGGACAAGCATATGGAGCCAAAAGATACCATATGTTGGGAATTTACTTGCAACGTTCATGGGTAGTACTTTCCCTTTGTTGTTTCTTGTTACTTCCTGTCTATTTTTACGCCACCCCTGTTCTGAAACTGCTTGGACAAGCCGACGATGTAGCAGAGCAATCAGGGGTAGTAGCGCTTTGGTTAATACCACTTCATTTCAGCTTTGCGTTTCAATTTCCATTGCAGAGGTTTTTGCAATGCCAATTGAAAACCCAAGTGATTGCTTGGGTTTCTTTCATAGGATTAGCTATGAATATTTTGGCTAGTTGGGTTTTCATTTATGTATTGGAATTTGGGGTGACTGGAGCAGCCATAGCTTTAGATATATCTTGGTGGGTTCTGGTTTTGGGATTGTATACCTACACTGTTGGTGGTTGGTGCCCTTTAACTTGGACTGGCTTCTCTTTCCAAGCCTTCAATGGCCTCTGGGATTTCACTAAGCTCTCCATTTCTGCTGGCTTCATGCTCTG CTCGGAGAATTGGTATTACAGGATATTAGTACTGATGACAGGGAAGTTAAAGGATGCTACTACAGCTGTAGATGCATTGTCAATATG TATGAGCATCAATGGATGGGAAATGATGGTTCCTTTAGCATTCTTTGCGGGCATTGG AGTTAGAGTGGCAAATGAACTTGGAGCTGGGAATGGGAAAGAAGCCAAATTTGCAACAATTGTATCAGTGGTGCAATCAACAGTGATTGGTGCGGTGATTTGTGTTGTTATAATGATATTTCACGATAAGATAGCCTTTATCTTCACAGACAGCAGCAGTGTTGTGAAAGCTGTGGATTCACTTTCAAGCTTGCTAGCCGTCACCATTCTCTTGAACAGCATTCAACCTGTTCTTTCAG GGGTGGCAGTTGGATCAGGATGGCAATCTTGGGTTGCATACATAAATCTTGGCTGCTATTATCTTATTGGCCTGCCCCTTGGTTTCCTTATGGAATGGGTTTTCCACTCTGGTGTGCTg GGAATTTGGGGTGGGATGATATTTGGTGGCACTGCAGTTCAAACAATAATATTAGTGATCATCACCATGAGAACTAACTGGGATCATGAG gCACAGAAAGCACAAGAACATGTAGAAGAATGGTCCAGTCCTCAAGAAAACGAGAAGCCTCTTCTCGCCTAA